The Stigmatopora argus isolate UIUO_Sarg chromosome 23, RoL_Sarg_1.0, whole genome shotgun sequence genome contains a region encoding:
- the mapk12b gene encoding mitogen-activated protein kinase 12b isoform X1, protein MSKKLQTGFYRQDVNRTVWEVPERYRELRQVGTGAYGSVCSAWDRRSNSQVAIKKLHRPFQSKLFAKRAYRELRLLKHMKHENVIGLLDVFTAEISVDHLRDFYLVMPFMGTDLGKLMKMERLTEDRVQFLVYQMMKGLKYIHSAGIIHRDLKPGNLAINPDCELKILDFGLARQADAEMTGYVVTRWYRAPEVILNWMRYTQAVDIWSAGCIMAEMLLGKPLFKGNDHLDQLREIMKITGTPAADFIVKLQSQDAKNYLKGLSKIPQKDLHSIFPKTSSHAVCVLEKMLLLDPEERLSASESLDSPFFADFRDTEEETEARPYDQTIDNTDLTLDQWKRHTVTEILTFRPSKDSRETSL, encoded by the exons atgtctaaaaagctcca GACGGGATTTTACCGGCAGGATGTCAACAGAACCGTGTGGGAAGTGCCGGAAAGGTACCGAGAACTGAGGCAGGTTGGAACTGGAGCTTATGGAAGTGTCTG TTCAGCCTGGGATCGTCGGAGCAACTCACAGGTTGCCATCAAAAAGCTCCACCGACCGTTTCAGTCCAAACTTTTCGCCAAGCGGGCCTACCGGGAGCTCCGCCTCCTCAAACACATGAAGCATGAAAAC GTCATCGGCCTACTTGATGTTTTCACGGCGGAAATATCCGTGGACCACCTTCGAGACTT CTACCTGGTTATGCCCTTCATGGGTACCGACCTTGGCAAACTCATGAAAATGGAGAGATTGACAGAAGACAGAGTTCAGTTTCTTGTCTACCAGATGATGAAGGGACTCAAA TATATTCACTCGGCAGGGATCATCCACAGG GATCTAAAACCAGGAAATCTAGCCATCAACCCAGACTGTGAATTAAAG ATTCTGGATTTTGGCCTAGCAAGGCAGGCCGACGCAGAAATGACGGGTTACGTGGTGACCCGTTGGTATCGAGCCCCCGAAGTTATTCTAAACTGGATGCGCTACACGCAAGCGG tggaTATTTGGTCCGCCGGTTGTATTATGGCTGAGATGCTGCTGGGGAAGCCTCTTTTTAAAGGCAACGATC ACTTGGATCAGCTCCGGGAAATCATGAAGATCACGGGAACGCCGGCTGCAGACTTTATCGTGAAGCTACAAAGTCAAGAT GCCAAAAACTACCTCAAGGGTTTATcgaaaatcccccaaaaggaTCTGCACTCCATTTTCCCCAAGACGAGCTCCCATG CGGTGTGCGTGTTAGAAAAAATGCTCCTCCTCGACCCCGAGGAGCGGCTCAGCGCCTCGGAATCCCTCGACTCGCCCTTCTTTGCCGATTTCCGTGACACCGAAGAAGAAACTGAGGCGCGACCGTACGACCAGACCATCGACAACACGGACCTGACGCTCGATCAGTGGAAAC GACACACCGTCACTGAGATTCTGACCTTCAGACCTTCCAAGGACTCCAGGGAAACATCACTTTAA
- the atp23 gene encoding mitochondrial inner membrane protease ATP23 homolog, with protein sequence MGQTKQEEGCGYDLFPERNTGKYKKGSVIERMFTFNHKCQVMLQLAVETSPYAKLLLSAMKNSGCQVFKDRHFACEDCDGTVSGGFDASTSQIVLCQNNIHQQSHMNRVVTHELIHAFDHCRAHVDWFTNFRHLACSEIRAANLSGDCSFTNELARFHFGMQRHHQECVRGRALRSILAVRKISREDAEKIVDEVFDSCFNDHAPFGRIPHGKKDAKFAYRDYENRNRYYANL encoded by the exons ATGGGGCAGACGAAACAAGAGGAAGGCTGTGGATATGACTTATTCCCTGAGAGAAATACGGGGAAGTACAAGAAAGGCTctgtcatagaaaggatgttcaCTTTCAACCACAAGTGTCAGGTTATGCTCCAGTTAGCCGTGGAAACCA GTCCATATGCCAAACTACTCCTGAGTGCGATGAAAAACTCTGGATG TCAAGTATTTAAAGACCGCCATTTTGCCTGCGAAGATTGCGATGGAACTGTCAGCGGTGGCTTTGACGCATCGACATCCCAA ATTGTCCTATGTCAGAATAACATCCATCAGCAGTCCCATATGAACCGAGTGGTCACGCACGAGCTCATACACGCTTTTGACCACTGTCGAGCCCATGTTGACTGGTTTACCAACTTTAGACATTTAGCGTGTTCCGAG ATTCGTGCCGCCAACCTCAGCGGCGATTGCTCCTTCACCAACGAACTGGCCAGGTTCCACTTCGGCATGCAGCGACACCACCAG GAGTGCGTCCGAGGTCGTGCCCTGCGCTCCATCCTAGCAGTGAGAAAAATCAGCCGCGAGGACGCAGAGAAAATTGTAGACGAGGTCTTCGATTCGTGTTTCAACGACCACGCGCCCTTCGGACGAATCCCCCACGGCAAAAAGGACGCCAAGTTCGCCTACAGGGATTACGAGAACAGGAATCGGTATTATGCAAATCTTTAG
- the LOC144069087 gene encoding FYVE, RhoGEF and PH domain-containing protein 4-like, protein MFDLKKRHSLTINNSSREVDEFRRVAVRRKAKGVASDCHTGGKCCCEGSCDKTCASASKFKHEDTEKSPTKRSPYKPQVPPKPAHLQSPMRTGSPSSSRLPQRPLTEDKTQITVTCCYASPSLDEPGPTFPNEVCVNPNRLSPSQKIPKLASSPTLGTPSPGKRGIHNCSPMKEGGHRPAKLSPSNRSSLSGLLKTPSPIQGKIGSYSPGSTSKSWLGLHKIPSEKNVVQEKKHAGKSLSVPNLIVHLDERTPSDKLERSPLRSRPLTNVKAPEDSRVNCGVEGVAPRRETDPVSRSEVRAASRFSCKWAEAAREDKPCGERIEKMTEEVKEENAEQKLFKIANELLHTERAYVARLHLLDQVFCLRLTDEAGRGSFPAEVVRNIFSNISSIYSFHSQFLLPDLEDCIAHWQERPGLGNVLLQHAPFLRMYADYVRNFDQAMELVRIWTERSSAFRNIIEDIQSQEVCASLTLQHHMLEPVQRIPRYELLLRDYVKRLPASDPDFEFAQKSLQTISMAASHSNSAVHQAESIKRLLEIYEMVGEEEVVNPTNEFLREGRLLKLAARNTSAMERHLFLFNNFLLCCTPKFSLVGQRFTVRCRIGVDSMQVQETANEDHPYAFQISGKEKTLELQASSKQDRDEWIKVIQDAIEVFQKKNETFKLASKEPNVTKPAEELGRRAPRWIRDHEVTLCMKCQEPFNALTRRRHHCRACGCVVCHKCSDNKVALAYDGNKPNKVCKSCYAILTRQSGGSVKRPTSELESYPSSNVINGFLQYGDNPKTLQRVWAVISKTEPALLSLYAAPQNAKPLSRIALLGYTVEDPPQELQGQSYFNLRQSKVSHFFTCDDIDTKQAWLAALKVAVTGSYDGSSGEELIIL, encoded by the exons ATGTTTGATCTGAAGAAGAGACACAGTTTGACGATAAATAACAGCAGCCGCGAGGTGGACGAGTTTAGACGGGTTGCGGTCCGACGGAAAGCCAAAGGTGTTGCATCGGATTGCCACACAG GGGGGAAATGTTGCTGTGAAGGTTCTTGCGACAAGACCTGCGCGTCGGCGTCTAaattcaaacatgaagacacagAGAAAAGCCCGACCAAGAGAAGCCCTTACAAGCCACAAG TGCCTCCCAAACCTGCGCACCTCCAGAGTCCAATGAGAACAGGATCACCATCTTCATCCAGGCTCCCGCAGCGTCCTTTGACAGAAGACAAGACTCAGATCACAGTGACTTGCTGCTACGCGTCCCCAAGTCTGGACGAGCCAGGACCGACTTTTCCAAATGAGGTGTGTGTAAATCCCAACAGACTATCCCCTTCTCAGAAGATCCCCAAGCTGGCGAGCAGTCCAACGTTGGGGACCCCAAGCCCGGGCAAGAGAGGAATACATAATTGTAGCCCCATGAAGGAGGGAGGTCACAGGCCTGCCAAATTATCGCCAAGTAACCGAAGCTCTCTCTCGGGACTGCTGAAGACGCCGAGCCCTATTCAGGGGAAGATAGGTAGCTACAGCCCTGGGAGTACCTCCAAATCCTGGCTTGGATTGCACAAGATTCCAAGCGAGAAAAATGTGGTTCAGGAGAAGAAGCATGCAGGGAAGTCTTTAAGTGTGCCCAACCTCATTGTACACTTGGACGAAAG AACTCCATCAGATAAATTGGAACGTTCCCCTCTAAGGAGTAGGCCCCTTACAAACGTCAAAGCACCAGAGGACTCTAGAGTCAATTGCGGCGTGGAGGGAGTCGCTCCTCGGCGAGAAACCGATCCCGTCTCGCGGTCCGAGGTCCGAGCGGCATCGAGGTTCTCCTGCAAATGGGCCGAGGCTGCTCGTGAAGACAAACCTTGTGGGGAGCGTATTGAGAAGATGACCGAGGAAGTCAAGGAGGAGAATGCAGAGCAGAAGCTGTTCAAGATAGCCAATGAACTCTTGCACACAGAGAGGGCCTACGTGGCTCGGCTCCACCTATTGGACCAG GTTTTCTGTCTCCGCTTGACTGACGAAGCGGGAAGAGGCTCCTTCCCGGCAGAAGTTGTGCGAAACATCTTCTCCAACATCTCCTCCATCTACTCCTTCCACAGCCAGTTCCTGTTGCCCGATCTTGAGGACTGCATTGCACACTG GCAGGAGCGACCCGGTTTAGGCAATGTTCTCCTGCAGCATGCCCCTTTCCTGAGGATGTACGCCGACTATGTCAGGAACTTTGACCAGGCCATGGAGCTGGTGAGAATATGGACTGAGCGCTCTTCTGCCTTTCGAAATATCATTGAGGACATCCAG AGCCAAGAAGTGTGTGCCAGCCTCACTCTGCAGCATCACATGTTGGAACCAGTCCAGAGAATTCCTCGCTACGAGTTGCTGCTCAGGGATTATGTAAAGAGATTACCAGCGAGTGACCCAGACTTTGAGTTTGCTCAGA AATCCCTGCAGACCATTTCCATGGCTGCCAGCCACTCAAATAGCGCCGTCCACCAAGCT GAGAGCATCAAGAGGTTGCTGGAGATCTACGAAATGGTCGGAGAGGAAGAAGTGGTGAATCCCACCAATGAGTTTCTCAGGGAGGGTCGTCTGCTCAAACTAGCCGCGAGGAACACTTCGGCAATGGAGCGCCACCTCTTTCTG ttcAACAACTTTCTCTTGTGCTGCACGCCAAAGTTCAGCCTGGTGGGCCAGCGTTTTACGGTGCGTTGCCGTATAGGAGTGGACAGCATGCAGGTGCAGGAGACCGCTAATGAGGACCACCCGTACGCCTTCCAGATCTCGGGAAAGGAGAAAACCCTGGAGCTGCAAGCTAG CTCTAAACAGGACCGAGATGAGTGGATAAag GTGATCCAGGACGCCATCGAAGTattccaaaagaaaaatgagaCGTTCAAGTTGGCATCAAAGGAGCCAAATGTGACGAAACCA GCGGAAGAGCTCGGGCGACGTGCCCCTCGCTGGATCCGTGACCACGAGGTGACCTTGTGCATGAAGTGCCAGGAGCCTTTCAACGCTTTGACCAGACGGCGACATCACTGCCGGGCCTGCGGCTGC GTGGTTTGCCACAAGTGTTCCGACAACAAGGTAGCACTGGCCTACGATGGAAACAAGCCCAACAAGGTGTGCAAATCCTGCTACGCCATTTTAACGAGACAGAGTGGAGGGAGCGTCAAGAGGCCGACATCTGAG TTGGAGTCTTACCCATCCTCCAATGTGATCAACGGGTTCCTGCAATACGGCGACAATCCTAAAACATTGCAGCGGGTTTGGGCTGTCATTAGCAAAACAGAACCTGCACTTCTCTCTTTGTATGCTGCGCCGCAG AATGCGAAGCCCCTGTCTAGGATCGCTCTGCTGGGCTACACCGTGGAAGATCCCCCTCAAGAGCTCCAGGGACAATCCTACTTCAATTTAAGACAATCCAAAGTCAGCCATTTCTTTACCTGTGATGACATTGACACCAAACAAGCCTGGTTGGCTGCTCTCAAAGTTGCCGTGACGGGCTCTTACGATGGCTCCAGCGGAGAAGAATTAATCATTCTTTAG
- the mapk11 gene encoding mitogen-activated protein kinase 11: MGLPCQPPKMSARPGFYRQELNKTVWEVPERYQNLTPVGSGAYGSVCSAYDVILRQKVAVKKLSRPFQSLIHSRRSYRELRLLKHMKHENVIGLLDVFTPAAILEEFNELYLVTNLMGADLNNIVKFQRLSDEHVQFLIYQLLRGLKYIHSAGLIHRDLKPSNVAVNEDCELRILDFGLARQTDDEMTGYVATRWYRAPEIMLNWMHYNQNVDIWSVGCIMGELIKGKVLFPGTDYIDQLKRIMEMVGTPTPDLLEKICSEHAQKYIQSLPFMPQQDLEKIFRGANPLAVDLLKRMLVLDCDGRISANEALAHPYFSQYHDPDDEPEAPPYDQTLESKDRTLEEWKELVFTEANSFKGAVGKTDSLQVEQ, from the exons ATGGGG TTGCCTTGCCAGCCACCAAAGATGTCAGCCAGGCCCGGGTTCTATCGACAGGAGCTGAATAAGACTGTGTGGGAGGTGCCGGAGCGGTACCAGAACCTGACGCCGGTCGGCTCCGGAGCCTATGGTTCCGTGTG TTCTGCCTACGATGTAATCCTGCGGCAGAAAGTAGCGGTGAAGAAGTTGTCGCGACCGTTTCAATCGCTCATCCACAGTCGGCGTTCGTACCGGGAACTCCGGCTTCTCAAGCACATGAAACATGAGAAT GTAATCGGGTTGCTGGATGTATTCACACCTGCTGCTATACTAGAAGAGTTCAATGAACT CTACCTGGTGACCAACCTGATGGGTGCGGACCTCAATAACATCGTTAAATTTCAGAGATTGTCCGATGAGCACGTGCAGTTCTTGATTTACCAGCTCCTACGTGGCCTCAAG TACATCCATTCAGCGGGATTGATTCACAGA GACCTGAAGCCCAGTAATGTGGCAGTAAATGAGGACTGCGAGCTGAGG ATTCTCGACTTCGGCTTAGCCCGGCAAACTGACGATGAGATGACGGGCTACGTGGCCACCCGCTGGTATCGGGCGCCGGAAATCATGCTAAACTGGATGCACTACAATCAAAACG TTGATATTTGGTCCGTGGGATGCATTATGGGAGAGCTGATCAAGGGGAAAGTCCTTTTTCCCGGCACTGATT ATATCGACCAGTTAAAGAGAATCATGGAGATGGTCGGAACGCCGACCCCGGACCTGCTGGAGAAGATCTGCTCGGAGCAT GCCCAGAAGTACATCCAGTCTCTGCCTTTTATGCCTCAGCAAGATCTAGAGAAAATTTTCAGAGGAGCAAATCCACTAG CCGTGGACCTATTGAAGCGTATGCTAGTGCTAGACTGCGATGGGAGAATCTCAGCGAACGAGGCTCTGGCTCACCCTTACTTCTCGCAGTATCACGACCCAGACGACGAGCCCGAAGCGCCGCCTTACGACCAAACCCTGGAGAGTAAAGATCGCACTCTGGAGGAATGGAAAG AGCTGGTGTTTACAGAAGCGAACAGCTTCAAAGGCGCCGTCGGCAAGACTGACAGCCTGCAGGTGGAGCAGTGA
- the rpap3 gene encoding RNA polymerase II-associated protein 3 produces the protein MAGPNKALELQMQMRQNAEDLQSFMKDLETWESDIKTKDEQLNRGGQEDTRSNLPPVRNKDYKAKMRAKKMKMAKTETDATNPRRIKSSDYQSWDRFDVDRALEEVDKEEHPESDSEEADVERALAEKEKGNAFFKEGKYDDAIECYSRGMAADPYNPVLPTNRATAFYRLKKFAVAESDCNLAIALDSNYSKAYARRGAARLALKNYDSALEDYQTVLKLDPSNLEAQNEERKIQEIRGAQEPSHGTLPPSNPVVKCEQRRLTEEQQRRQEAVVQKDRGNAYFKEGKYDAAVECYTRGVEADRTNVLLSANRAMAYLKLERFKEAEEDCTLAISLDNTYSKAFARRATARLALGNLEEAQKDFQEVLKLEPGNKQAQTELQKLQNDVVHAGLLQTSEGSQRRTVQPVDKAAHLRSTKPLRRIDIEEVSGKALDVSPTSSAKRIEIPEVTEVPKEAPVINLPPPPSKSFQLEADLRTIGNQPEVVYAYLKQIKPEAYVQIFQSSLEPNILFQILQTIRDFYIKNESAMVTMDILESLSSVRRFDTAIMFMSSSEKEVLKDVFDFLRQAESGRSSVATLQKKYGM, from the exons ATGGCCGGGCCAAACAAAGCACTCGAGTTACAGATGCAAATGCGTCAGAATGCAGAAGATCTGCAAAGCTTCATGAAGGACCTGGAGACCTGGGAAAGTGACATAAAGACCAAAGATGAGCAATTGAATCGAGGGGGCCAAGAGGACACACGG TCCAACCTTCCTCCTGTTCGAAACAAGGACTACAAAGCAAAAATGAGGGCGAAGAAGATGAAGATGGCCAAAACTGAGACAGACGCAACTAATCCACGTAGGATCAAATCAAGTGATTATCAGTCATGGGACCGGTTTGATGTG GACCGAGCTTTGGAGGAGGTGGACAAAGAGGAACATCCTGAATCAGACTCAGAAGAAGCTGATGTAGAGCGTGCTTTAGCAGAGAAAGAAAAG GGTAATGCGTTTTTCAAAGAAGGCAAATACGACGACGCCATTGAATGCTACTCCAGAGGAATGGCCGCCGATCCTTATAATCCCGTTCTTCCCACGAATAGAGCCACTGCTTTTTACCGTCTCAAGAA ATTCGCTGTAGCCGAATCCGACTGCAATCTGGCCATCGCTCTGGACAGCAACTACTCCAAAGCGTACGCGCGACGAGGAGCAGCCCGATTGGCGCTGAAGAACTACGACAGCGCTTTAGAGG ATTACCAAACTGTTCTCAAACTTGACCCAAGCAACCTCGAAGCGCAAAATGAAGAGCGGAAAATCCAGGAG ATACGTGGAGCTCAAGAACCGAGTCACGGAACGTTACCTCCGTCCAACCCAGTCGTCAAATGTGAGCAGCGAAGATTGACGGAGGAGCAGCAGAGACGACAAGAAGCCGTCGTGCAAAAAGACAGA gGTAACGCTTACTTCAAAGAAGGCAAGTACGACGCAGCCGTGGAATGTTACACCCGAGGCGTGGAAGCGGACCGCACCAACGTTCTGCTCTCCGCCAATAGAGCCATGGCCTACCTTAAACTAGAAAG ATTCAAAGAGGCAGAAGAAGACTGCACCTTGGCAATATCTTTAGACAACACGTATTCCAAGGCGTTCGCACGGCGAGCTACGGCAAGATTGGCGTTGGGGAATTTGGAGGAAGCGCAGAAAG ATTTCCAAGAAGTTTTGAAGCTTGAACCGGGAAACAAGCAGGCCCAGACTGAGCTCCAGAAACTCCAAAAT GACGTTGTACACGCCGGCCTGCTTCAAACGTCCGAGGGCTCGCAGAGGAGAACGGTGCAACCTGTGGACAAAGCGGCCCACCTGCGCTCCACT AAACCCCTGAGGAGAATTGACATTGAGGAGGTCAGCGGAAAAGCGCTGGATGTGTCGCCAACATCCAGCGCAAAGAGGATTGAAATCCCGGAAGTAACGGAGGTACCCAAAGAAGCCCCCGTGATAAATCTCCCTCCTCCACCTAGCAAAAGTTTCCAACTGGAAGCCGACTTGCGCACGATTGGAAACCAGCCAGAAGTGGTTTACGCCTACCTCAAGCAAATCAAACCGGAGGCTTACGTGCAGATTTTCCAGAGCTCCCTTGAACCCAACATCCTCTTTCAGATTCTGCAGACAATCCGGGATTTTTATATCAA GAACGAATCTGCAATGGTCACCATGGACATCCTCGAGAGCCTCTCAAGTGTGAGGCGCTTCGACACGGCCATCATGTTTATGTCTTCCTCTGAAAAGGAAG TGCTCAAAGACGTCTTTGACTTTCTACGGCAAGCTGAATCGGGTCGATCGTCTGTTGCTACGTTACAGAAGAAGTACGGCATGTGA
- the mapk12b gene encoding mitogen-activated protein kinase 12b isoform X2 yields the protein MALRGSRTGFYRQDVNRTVWEVPERYRELRQVGTGAYGSVCSAWDRRSNSQVAIKKLHRPFQSKLFAKRAYRELRLLKHMKHENVIGLLDVFTAEISVDHLRDFYLVMPFMGTDLGKLMKMERLTEDRVQFLVYQMMKGLKYIHSAGIIHRDLKPGNLAINPDCELKILDFGLARQADAEMTGYVVTRWYRAPEVILNWMRYTQAVDIWSAGCIMAEMLLGKPLFKGNDHLDQLREIMKITGTPAADFIVKLQSQDAKNYLKGLSKIPQKDLHSIFPKTSSHAVCVLEKMLLLDPEERLSASESLDSPFFADFRDTEEETEARPYDQTIDNTDLTLDQWKRHTVTEILTFRPSKDSRETSL from the exons ATGGCTCTGCGAGGGTCCAGGACGGGATTTTACCGGCAGGATGTCAACAGAACCGTGTGGGAAGTGCCGGAAAGGTACCGAGAACTGAGGCAGGTTGGAACTGGAGCTTATGGAAGTGTCTG TTCAGCCTGGGATCGTCGGAGCAACTCACAGGTTGCCATCAAAAAGCTCCACCGACCGTTTCAGTCCAAACTTTTCGCCAAGCGGGCCTACCGGGAGCTCCGCCTCCTCAAACACATGAAGCATGAAAAC GTCATCGGCCTACTTGATGTTTTCACGGCGGAAATATCCGTGGACCACCTTCGAGACTT CTACCTGGTTATGCCCTTCATGGGTACCGACCTTGGCAAACTCATGAAAATGGAGAGATTGACAGAAGACAGAGTTCAGTTTCTTGTCTACCAGATGATGAAGGGACTCAAA TATATTCACTCGGCAGGGATCATCCACAGG GATCTAAAACCAGGAAATCTAGCCATCAACCCAGACTGTGAATTAAAG ATTCTGGATTTTGGCCTAGCAAGGCAGGCCGACGCAGAAATGACGGGTTACGTGGTGACCCGTTGGTATCGAGCCCCCGAAGTTATTCTAAACTGGATGCGCTACACGCAAGCGG tggaTATTTGGTCCGCCGGTTGTATTATGGCTGAGATGCTGCTGGGGAAGCCTCTTTTTAAAGGCAACGATC ACTTGGATCAGCTCCGGGAAATCATGAAGATCACGGGAACGCCGGCTGCAGACTTTATCGTGAAGCTACAAAGTCAAGAT GCCAAAAACTACCTCAAGGGTTTATcgaaaatcccccaaaaggaTCTGCACTCCATTTTCCCCAAGACGAGCTCCCATG CGGTGTGCGTGTTAGAAAAAATGCTCCTCCTCGACCCCGAGGAGCGGCTCAGCGCCTCGGAATCCCTCGACTCGCCCTTCTTTGCCGATTTCCGTGACACCGAAGAAGAAACTGAGGCGCGACCGTACGACCAGACCATCGACAACACGGACCTGACGCTCGATCAGTGGAAAC GACACACCGTCACTGAGATTCTGACCTTCAGACCTTCCAAGGACTCCAGGGAAACATCACTTTAA